The Prochlorococcus sp. MIT 1341 genomic interval CCTAGCCCAATTAAGACTTGATCCAATGAAAGATATCCAAGCTTCAGGGCAATATTGATTTCATCCAGTATCACAAGTTTGTGCTCTTTTCTTTTTAAAAAATCTAGAGACTTTTCCCAAGCATTAGCCACTAAAGAGGCGTCTCTTTCTCTGTCTTGGGTATTCCAGGTAAAACCTTCTCCTAAAGCATGGAATTCCAAGGAATCCCCAAACTTTTCAAAGGCCTTTGCTTCTCCTGGTTCCCAACTACCTTTTATAAATTGCACAATAGCGACTTTTTCGCCATGCCCAAGAGTTCTAAGAGCAAGACCTAATGCAGCAGTGGTTTTACCTTTCCCGTTCCCAGTGAATACAAGAATTAATCCTTTTTCTTTTTGTCTAGAGTTTACTCTTTGCTTTTGTATCTTTTGGCGTTGACTCATCCTTTTTTTATAACTTAGATCATCCTTATCGGGTGACAACTTTCCTCCTATGCCTAGTTCTAAGGCAGCTTGATCTAAAGAGTTTTCTCCTTCTTCTTGATTCGTTGCATCAGCCATGATTTGGATTCAGGAGTGAATTTTGTAGATAAATCTTACTTTATTATATATTGAATATATAATAAAGTATTCCATTCCACTCCTCTAAGTTACAAAAAATAAAAGCCAAGGTATGTCTACTTGCAGGTAAAATAGAGTTCTTACAGAGATAGGGGCTCAAGATGATTTGTGATTTGAATATATTAGTGCAACCTTTAAAAATTAACTAGTAATAATATATCTAGCCAATGCATTGTCAACTGCTTGTTGTTGGTCGCGACGGGTCAGCCAGTGGTGATAAGTTTTTGTGTGAATAGAAACAGAATGACCCATCATCCTCGCGGCAACAGTGTCAGGAAGACCAATATGAATTGTTCTTACTGCCCAAGAGTGCCTGAGATCATATGGGGTTAGCGGTAAATTATATCTACGGAATTGTTCAGAAACACGTCTTCCCACTTGTTGAAGAGTGGTCTTGGCAAGATCAGTATTTATCTCTGGTAATGCTGTTGGTTCTTCTCCTAGGCGCTCAAGCCCAAATCTTTTAATCCAGTCAGGATGGAAGGGCCAAGCTTGATGTTCACCTGTTTTTGTATTGGGTAAAACTCTGATCACCTTGTCCCCATTTTTGGAAAGAGAAGACAAGTCTGAGAAAAATATTTCATGATTTCTTAATCCATAGGTCGCCATAAGGCCATATGCAAGTCTCCAGCGTGGGTTTGGGATTAGTTCCCAGAATTTGAGGATTAAATTATCATTTGGGAGATGGCGAAAATGGGCTTTATGTAGTCCATATCCTTTTGCTTCTGCTTTCCAGTCTTTTGGAAGTGCTACTCCAAAGTGACCCGCAAAAGCGCTAAGAGCAGTAGCACACTGTTGCCTACTCCTGGAATTTTCTGAGTAACTTGCGAGAGTTAGAGATAAGAGATTGGTTGTGAAACCTTTTTGGCTTGTTTTGGCAATTGTTAATAGCCGGTTTATGTAAGGAAGATAAGCCGAAGACCAGGTGGTTTTTGTTCCTGCTGGCGACTTCCTTCTGAGTGGATTGGAGAAGAAGTTTGTTTTAAATTTTTCAATGGCGTCCTCCAAATCAGACGGAACACTTTTCTTTTGTGTAGTGTTTGTTTGTCTTTCCCAGTACTTCCAGTCAAATTTGTTGTGCTGTAGTTGCAAAACTACTAGCTCAAGGATTCTTTCAGCTTCTTCCACTCCTTCTGGTGTTGCTGAAAGGCGGAGGCTAATCCGTTGAACCGCTCTCCTTTCATTGCCATCCTTAGACGGTAATGGCCCTCGAAGGTTAAGTCGTTCTCCTCTTTGCTCTATTCGCATAGAGCTTCCTTTGCTCGCAAGGG includes:
- the cobO gene encoding cob(I)yrinic acid a,c-diamide adenosyltransferase, producing MADATNQEEGENSLDQAALELGIGGKLSPDKDDLSYKKRMSQRQKIQKQRVNSRQKEKGLILVFTGNGKGKTTAALGLALRTLGHGEKVAIVQFIKGSWEPGEAKAFEKFGDSLEFHALGEGFTWNTQDRERDASLVANAWEKSLDFLKRKEHKLVILDEINIALKLGYLSLDQVLIGLGERPPLKHVVLTGRGAPKELIDIADLVTEMSLVHHPFKEQGIKAQKGIEF
- a CDS encoding site-specific integrase, whose amino-acid sequence is MTVSKKLKAINLALASKGSSMRIEQRGERLNLRGPLPSKDGNERRAVQRISLRLSATPEGVEEAERILELVVLQLQHNKFDWKYWERQTNTTQKKSVPSDLEDAIEKFKTNFFSNPLRRKSPAGTKTTWSSAYLPYINRLLTIAKTSQKGFTTNLLSLTLASYSENSRSRQQCATALSAFAGHFGVALPKDWKAEAKGYGLHKAHFRHLPNDNLILKFWELIPNPRWRLAYGLMATYGLRNHEIFFSDLSSLSKNGDKVIRVLPNTKTGEHQAWPFHPDWIKRFGLERLGEEPTALPEINTDLAKTTLQQVGRRVSEQFRRYNLPLTPYDLRHSWAVRTIHIGLPDTVAARMMGHSVSIHTKTYHHWLTRRDQQQAVDNALARYIITS